A portion of the Lolium rigidum isolate FL_2022 chromosome 1, APGP_CSIRO_Lrig_0.1, whole genome shotgun sequence genome contains these proteins:
- the LOC124677050 gene encoding E3 ubiquitin-protein ligase RGLG5-like, producing MGGFGSKESSSGRQQQQHNQDRGRSAAPAGHNRFAKFGDDYHTLEQVTDALSHAGLESSNLIVGIDFTKSNEWTGKVSFNNRSLHAIGDTPNPYEQAISIIGRTLARFDEDNLIPCFGFGDATTHDQNVFSFYPDNQSCDGFEQALGRYREIVPQLRLAGPTSFAPMIETAIGIVDSSGGQYHVLLIIADGQVTRSVDTGNGQLSPQERETIDAIVKASDYPLSIVLVGVGDGPWDMMRQFDDNIPSRAFDNFQFVNFTEIMSRPIPASKKEAEFALSALMEIPAQFKATMNLQLLGKRRGFPHRSVMPPPVRVYQQQSGCSAVKQAQSTSTSYGLGYGSPQKKASAPPQDSDIGDQQACPICWTEAKNLAFGCGHQTCADCGKDLKVCPLCQRKISTRIKLY from the exons ATGGGCGGGTTCGGCTCCAAGGAGAGCTCGTcggggcggcagcagcagcagcacaaccaGGATCGCGGCAGGAGCGCCGCGCCGGCAGGGCACAACCGCTTCGCCAAGTTCGGCGACGATTACCATACCCTGGAGCAG GTAACTGATGCTCTTTCACATGCTGGACTGGAGTCCTCAAACCTGATCGTTGGGATTGATTTCACCAAGAGCAACGAATGGACAG GCAAAGTTTCCTTCAACAACCGGAGCTTGCACGCAATTGGGGACACTCCAAACCCATATGAGCAGGCCATATCCATTATAGGGAGAACCCTCGCGCGGTTTGATGAGGACAATCTGATACCATGCTTTGGATTCGGCGATG CTACTACTCATGATCAGAACGTATTCAGCTTCTATCCAGACAACCAATCCTGTGATGGCTTCGAGCAAGCACTTGGCCGGTACAGAGAAATCGTTCCGCAGCTTCGTTTGGCTG GTCCCACTTCCTTTGCACCTATGATTGAGACTGCAATTGGAATTGTGGATAGTAGTGGTGGCCAATACCATGTCCTGCTTATAATAGCAGATGGACAG GTTACACGAAGTGTTGACACGGGTAATGGCCAGTTGAGCCCACAGGAAAGGGAAACTATAGATGCCATTGTGAAAGCAAG TGACTACCCTTTGTCAATTGTGCTTGTTGGAGTCGGTGATGGGCCATGGGACATGATGAGGCAATTTGATGACAACATACCTTCTCGTGCATTTGATAATTTCCAG TTTGTGAACTTCACCGAGATCATGTCAAGACCGATTCCTGCCAGCAAAAAGGAAGCAGAATTTGCTCTTTCAGCACTTATGGAGATCCCAGCTCAGTTCAAGGCGACAATGAACCTCCAGCTTCTAGG CAAACGAAGAGGATTCCCACATCGATCAGTGATGCCTCCGCCTGTGAGAGTTTATCAACAACAGTCTGGATGTTCAGCAGTCAAGCAGGCTCAGTCGACAAGCACTAGCTATGGGCTTGGCTATGGGTCACCTCAGAAGAAGGCATCAGCACCTCCACAGGACAGTGATATAGGTGATCAACAG GCTTGTCCGATCTGCTGGACTGAAGCAAAGAACCTTGCTTTCGGGTGTGGGCACCAG ACGTGTGCCGACTGCGGGAAGGACCTGAAGGTTTGCCCCCTTTGCCAGAGGAAGATCTCGACGAGAATTAAGCTTTACTGA